AATTTATTTCACTTATTTAGATTTTAGTACACTAACCTCATTACACCTTATTCGGTCGAGTTCCAGGCCTTACCTTACATGTAAGTTCCATGATACCTATGTATtttcactcacacacacacacacacaacccTCATTTCTTCTTTTGCCCCTTTTCAAAACATATGTTAAATTATCATATAATTTGATGATTATTTGGAAAATACATTTACAACTTACAAGTGAATCtttgatatttttcattcaGATATACAGTAGAAAATTCTGTGAAATTCGGAGCTCCTCGAGACACAGATCATCCTGAACTTAGACAGCCACTAGCTCTTGAAATATGGCAATCCGTAGTCAAATCACTGAAGTCTCAATCTAAAGTTACCATTCTGACAAACGGGCCTTTGACAAATATTGCTAACATTATTCTTTCAGACAAGACTTCAACCTCTTTTATTGAGGTAACCGTAGTATCCTTAGTATTTCATTACTATAGGCATAGTTGATCTTTTTTCATGTTAAGAGTTGTTgcagatttaaatttttatccaaTCTCATTTTGCAGTTTTACACAGTTAAgaatttcataaaatttattgGTGTTTTGTAGGAGATATTCGTAGTGGGAGGACACATAAACGATGAAAAGAGCAGTATCAGAGGAAATGTGATCAACATTCCTTCAAACAAAAATGCGGAACTCAACATGTTTCTTGATCCTTTAGCTGCAAAAACAGTATTTGATCATGGACACAACATCACACTCATCCCGCTTCGAGTTCAACGTAGAGTCAGCCGATTCGCCAAGATTTTAGAGAGTCTTCGGCTTACGAAGAAGACCCCTGAGGCTTTGTTTGCCAGACGTCTGATCTCAAAATTGCATAGGCTGCAAAGAACTCATCCTCGTTACCAACATGTGGTATTGAAAAAATTCTAACTTTGGTGGATCCAACTATTCATCCCTTGATTAAAATCTAGGATCCGCCCTCTGCTAGTGAAAAACaagtcataaaaaaatttaaaggtaGCCAAGAGCATATGGtctttaacatttaaaaatgcatCCAACAGGGATGGACCCCTTGATATTTAGTCGCACCTCAACTAAATTTTTGTGTGCACCATAGTAACCAAGAATATATGGTATAGAAAACTTGAATGGATAGCTAACTGGGGTGATCCTTAGTTTGAAAAATCTCAAGTGTAGTCCACAGGGCAGACCCATAATCAGTGAAGTTGCCGAAACTAATTTTTTGGGTCTTGTCAAGAATTTAATCATTCGTCAAACTTATTAACTTTCAATTTTTCCCCTTGTGCAGGATACATTCTCAGGAGAAATTCTTGGGGCAGTAATCTTAGCAGGTGATCATTCAGTTTTAAATGCAACATTTGGAGTAAATAAAGTTCAAGTACTGGCGACTGGTGTCGAGTCAGAAGACGGACAGATAACTATTGGTAAAAATAATGGGAATTCAGTGAGGATATTAGAAAATGTAAAATCTTTAGCTTATTATAATGTTTTTGCAAACCAACTTGGGGAGCAAAAGCAATCTGCTGTAGTTGGAAGCTTTGAAGAGCAGAGAAGACAATGGAATAGAGCACAAAATTAAATGGAAGTGGCACAAATGCAAACTTtcaatacataaaaaatttgggatatatatttttttttaataaaaaattatgattctTTTGAGTGTTTCTGTTTAGAAATCCTGCAAGGGACACAGATGGATTCGTCAAGAATTGTTGATAGTGATTAATATAAACATACAGAGAATttaatctatatatatttttatatatactccTGCATTAAGCAATGTACTCGTATATTCCCATAGTTCAAAAACACAATGCATTAAGAAAAGTGAACTTGTACGACCCTGTCGAGGAGTGTCCGAATGGAACTCAAATTCATCTCTAGGTGGTTCAACTGATGTAGATTGAAGAAGCTAATACGAAAACTCACATACTATAACTTGCTTTCAGCTTGTATTAAACTGTAGTATTATTTTCTGAGCTATAGCTCGAACTCATTATTCCGTGCACGTTTCTTAAAACTTGGTTAATAATCACATTACAACATGCCATCTCCAATAGTTATGTCACCCTTTTAATATGCCATCACAAAACTTCAGTTCTAACTGGTAACTGCCTCATGTTTCACACAATGGGTAAATGATACTTTGTGACTTTTGAACTTACATAGCATGCACCTGACATTCATTTACGCATATAAAGTTGAAATATGAAACATGTTTACGTTGCTTTCTTGTTCGTAAACGACAGGGAACTCAAACGTATAAGTCACATAATACATTTGATCTTAGAACCAGAAGCTAGAGAAACTTAATGGTGCAAAAAAGATAATCAGAACAAGAAGCTAACAGAATGACTTTTGACATACAAGCAGAACCCCCCATAAGCTTCGAAAACTCAGCAGAGGAAATAACACTCATTTTAAGAGAAATTATCCAATATCGGAATTGCTCCACCAGCGGCAACAATCTGTTGCTCCAACTGAAATTAGAAAAATGTACGTAAGTTAGAATTTTACAATTCATATGTAAAGAAATTTCAATTTCTCAGCATTTGTTCTTTCAGATTATCAATGCACATATGAAAATATTCCTCGATCCTTGATCAAGATTTCTGGTATCGTCCTTACCCTTGGTGTGTTTATGACGTATCCCTTAAGTATAATAGCATAACAAGATTTGattaactaaaaaaaaacacaaatgaTATGTGTCAAAATGACAGCAAAGTGTGTGATCAAGATTTTTGGTGATGTTCCCGAACATCTTTCTCAACAAGTTAAAGAGATCGAGGACATACCCGAAATAAAGCCTCAAGCTTGGTTTTGGCAAGCAAGTATTCCTGCTTAACTTCTTGCAAGCATCTCAGACACCTAACAAAATATTCACATTTTCAAACTAGTCGGGGTCGGTGTCTATTTAGCTTCATATGGGGATCTTGGAaggggaaaaaataaaaataaaaaattcttacGCTTCAATGTTTCGTTCATCACAGCAGTTTCGGAAAGTAATGCAGGCATTCTTGACTCGCTGTGCCCCAATGCTATTATACCAACAGTACAAACTATTAGCACTAGAAGAAAATCATGAATTCAATCTGAAAACTTCGCATATGAATATGTTTCTATAATGGGTATTCGAGAATCTATTCGTGAAAGTTtatgaatttgaaaaaaattgtgTCGAAAAGTGATATATAGGGAGCTTGTAAAGCCTCTTTTATCCAGTGATATGGTGTGAGTGAAGAAAGGCTGAAACTCAGCTAACTGTCAGTAATTTTTCATCTGCTATTTTAATATGGTGAAATTGTAAGTACTATAATTCCAAACAACAAAAGTAAACAAAATACTTCATCTTAAAAACcttctaaaatattttgtttcttGTTACGAATACCTTGAGCTACTGCCTTTCAACTGGTGAACGTGAGCATCAATCTTTATGAAGTCCACATTCTGCTGATCTCTGTAAAATAATCTCACCGTTACTCTTATCTCTTGCACTCAAAAGAGCTCACTCACACACAGATGGAATCATGGAACCATGAAACATAACATATTTGCAATACTCGAATCTTAAGTAAAATTTCAAGACATAAAA
This genomic window from Primulina huaijiensis isolate GDHJ02 chromosome 7, ASM1229523v2, whole genome shotgun sequence contains:
- the LOC140980519 gene encoding histidine-containing phosphotransfer protein 1-like, producing the protein MEVDQLQRNFLEYIAALFREGFLDGQFIQLQLLQDESNPDFVVEVVSLFFEDSERLLNDLTKALDQQNVDFIKIDAHVHQLKGSSSSIGAQRVKNACITFRNCCDERNIEACLRCLQEVKQEYLLAKTKLEALFRLEQQIVAAGGAIPILDNFS